Part of the Flagellimonas eckloniae genome, ATAGGGAAAGAATTTTTTATGAAGGAACCAAAATGTGATTATGCTTGCAGGGATCCCCAGAGCAACGAGCCAAGTAAAATCCTGTAAAAACGCGTTCTCAACAAAAAATGCACAAACACAGGCGAAAATAAAAATCAACAACATTCCGCTCAAACGGTCCAGTAATAATACAGAGACCACTTTTTTAGTTCCTGATTTGAATTGCTTTTGAATAACATAGCCTTTGTAAGCATCTCCACCTATCCCTCCCGGCAAAAAGAGATTATAGAACATACCAAGAAGATATAGTTTTAGATTGCTTACCTGTGAAAGCTTGACATGTATTATATGAAAATAAAGATTAAGTCTAAAGGCCGCCAAAACTTTGGAAAGAACAACAAGTAGAATTCCTAAAAACAGATAGAATGGATTGCTTTGTTTTAATGTTTGGACTACGTCTTGTAGGTTTATCTTGGTGAAAATAAAATAAATCAATGCTGCACTAACAATGATTTTTAACCCAGTAATGAGCCTTTTACGCAGCCTTTCCGTCACCTATTGTAATTTTTTTGACGCGATACGGTCTTTTTTGCTGAGATTCATAATACGTTCTAATCAATAATTCCATCACTATTCCAA contains:
- a CDS encoding lysylphosphatidylglycerol synthase transmembrane domain-containing protein, whose amino-acid sequence is MTERLRKRLITGLKIIVSAALIYFIFTKINLQDVVQTLKQSNPFYLFLGILLVVLSKVLAAFRLNLYFHIIHVKLSQVSNLKLYLLGMFYNLFLPGGIGGDAYKGYVIQKQFKSGTKKVVSVLLLDRLSGMLLIFIFACVCAFFVENAFLQDFTWLVALGIPASIITFWFLHKKFFPYTLPIFWKSIGYSSLVQLSQLICILCILKSLSIPWNTFEYLFVFLISSIVSVIPLTIGGIGSREVTFLYGAKWLALDASTSISISFVFFLITALISLFGILYHFKKPRLESVS